Proteins encoded by one window of Mustela erminea isolate mMusErm1 chromosome 5, mMusErm1.Pri, whole genome shotgun sequence:
- the PPM1A gene encoding protein phosphatase 1A isoform X2 produces the protein MGAFLDKPKMEKHNAQGQGNGLRYGLSSMQGWRVEMEDAHTAVIGLPSGLETWSFFAVYDGHAGSQVAKYCCEHLLDHITNNQDFKGSAGAPSVENVKNGIRTGFLEIDEHMRVMSEKKHGADRSGSTAVGVLISPQHTYFINCGDSRGLLCRNRKVHFFTQDHKPSNPLEKERIQNAGGSVMIQRVNGSLAVSRALGDFDYKCVHGKGPTEQLVSPEPEVHDIERSEEDDQFIILACDGIWDVMGNEELCDFVRSRLEVTDDLEKVCNEVVDTCLYKGSRDNMSVILICFPNAPKVSPEAVKKEAELDKYLESRVEEIIKKQGEGVPDLVHVMRTLASENIPSLPPGGELASKRNVIEAVYNRLNPYKNDDTDSASTDDMW, from the exons ATGGGAGCATTTTTAGACAAgccaaagatggaaaaacataaCGCCCAGGGGCAGGGTAATGGGTTGCGGTATGGGCTAAGCAGCATGCAAGGTTGGCGAGTTGAAATGGAGGATGCACATACGGCTGTGATCGGTTTGCCAAGTGGACTTGAAACATGGTCATTCTTTGCTGTGTATGATGGGCATGCTGGTTCTCAGGTTGCCAAATACTGCTGTGAGCATTTGTTAGATCACATCACCAATAACCAGGATTTTAAAGGGTCTGCAGGAGCACCTTCTGTGGAAAATGTAAAGAATGGAATCAGAACAGGTTTTCTGGAGATTGATGAACACATGAGAGTTATGTCAGAGAAGAAACATGGTGCAGATAGAAGTGGGTCAACAGCTGTGGGTGTCTTAATTTCTCCTCAACATACTTATTTCATTAACTGTGGAGACTCGAGAGGTTTACTTTGTAGAAACAGGAAAGTTCACTTCTTCACACAAGATCACAAACCAAGTAATCCGCTGGAAAAAGAACGAATTCAGAATGCAGGTGGTTCTGTCATGATTCAGCGTGTGAATGGCTCTCTGGCTGTATCGAGGGCCCTCGGGGACTTTGATTACAAATGTGTCCACGGAAAAGGTCCTACAGAGCAGCTTGTCTCACCAGAGCCTGAAGTCCATGATATTGAAAGATCTGAAGAAGATGATCAGTTCATTATCCTTgcatgtgatggtatttgggaTGTTATGGGAAATGAAGAGCTCTGTGATTTTGTAAGATCCAGACTTGAAGTCACtgatgaccttgagaaagtttGCAATGAAGTAGTCGACACCTGTTTGTATAAG GGAAGTCGAGACAACATGAGTGTGATATTGATCTGTTTTCCAAATGCACCCAAAGTATCACCAGAAGCAGTGAAGAAGGAGGCAGAATTGGACAAGTACCTGGAAAGCAGAGTAGAAG AAATCATAAAGAAGCAGGGGGAAGGCGTCCCTGACTTAGTCCATGTGATGCGCACATTAGCAAGTGAGAAcatccccagcctcccaccaGGGGGTGAATTGGCAAGCAA